From the Martelella mediterranea DSM 17316 genome, one window contains:
- a CDS encoding tetratricopeptide repeat protein, protein MKTNNPTGHASRAAIVLAAGLVALSGCASVRGGGINTSGYRMAEDFAGLSLSQQAQVSYRLESAYLSRPGRLNSGIEYSEYLKATGDYKKANEVMRQVAALNPGSGEAQLFYARSQAALGYYPDALRTVRQAAALSPNDWRVYNEEGTILDQMGQPMEARMRYRKALSLSPNNPDVLSAMATSYVLTHDLPTAENFLREAVNQRDAGSDVRVNLGLVLALQGKQEEAQRVVTAGVSAEEAQQNLAALAAATAPGGAWEQYAVGM, encoded by the coding sequence ATGAAAACCAACAATCCCACCGGCCATGCATCGCGCGCGGCGATAGTGCTTGCCGCCGGCCTTGTTGCGCTATCGGGTTGTGCCAGCGTGCGCGGCGGCGGCATCAACACATCCGGCTACCGCATGGCGGAAGATTTCGCCGGGCTTTCGCTGTCTCAGCAGGCGCAGGTGAGCTACCGGCTGGAAAGCGCCTATCTTTCCCGTCCCGGCCGGCTGAACAGCGGCATCGAATATTCGGAATATCTCAAGGCGACCGGCGATTACAAAAAGGCCAATGAGGTGATGCGACAGGTGGCCGCCCTCAACCCCGGTTCCGGCGAGGCGCAGCTTTTCTACGCCAGGTCACAGGCGGCGCTCGGCTATTATCCGGATGCGCTCAGAACCGTGCGGCAGGCCGCTGCGCTCAGCCCCAATGACTGGCGCGTCTACAATGAAGAGGGCACGATCCTCGACCAGATGGGCCAGCCGATGGAAGCGCGGATGCGCTATCGCAAGGCGCTCAGCCTGTCGCCGAACAATCCCGACGTGCTGTCGGCGATGGCGACGTCCTATGTGCTGACCCATGACCTGCCGACGGCCGAAAACTTCCTCCGCGAGGCCGTGAACCAACGCGATGCCGGGTCGGATGTCCGGGTCAATCTCGGGCTGGTTCTGGCGCTGCAGGGCAAGCAGGAAGAGGCCCAGCGCGTGGTCACCGCCGGCGTTTCGGCTGAAGAAGCGCAGCAGAACCTCGCGGCGCTCGCGGCGGCCACCGCGCCGGGCGGGGCGTGGGAGCAGTATGCGGTCGGGATGTAG
- a CDS encoding SDR family oxidoreductase, producing MHLMIFGAGYSGKAIATALAPSASQVAGTTRSAEKAADLGHCGMEAFVFDGKTIDPALGHKLSCVTHLVQSIPPGPDGDSLLNIASNTAHNELPDLQWLCYLSTVGVYGDHDGAWVDETSECRPTSERSKQRLAAEQQWLETGAKHGLPVAILRLSGIYGPGRNPFRKLLDGTAQRVIKKGQVFNRIRVEDIAYAVAFLAEREIGGIFNVTDDEPAPPQDVITEAARLMGIEPPPEVPFEEADMSPMARSFWGENKRVSNAKLRKLGYEFEFPNYRQSLKQLWDMRAY from the coding sequence ATGCATCTGATGATTTTCGGCGCCGGCTATTCCGGCAAGGCGATCGCCACAGCGCTTGCTCCCTCCGCCAGCCAGGTCGCCGGCACCACGCGCAGCGCGGAAAAGGCCGCTGACCTCGGCCATTGCGGCATGGAAGCCTTCGTCTTCGACGGAAAGACCATCGATCCCGCGCTCGGCCACAAGCTTTCCTGCGTCACCCATCTGGTGCAATCGATCCCGCCCGGTCCCGATGGCGACAGCCTGCTGAACATCGCCAGCAACACCGCCCACAACGAACTGCCGGACCTGCAATGGCTCTGCTATCTCTCGACCGTCGGCGTCTATGGCGATCATGACGGCGCATGGGTGGACGAGACCTCCGAATGCCGGCCCACCTCGGAGCGCTCGAAACAGCGCCTGGCCGCCGAGCAGCAATGGCTGGAAACCGGCGCGAAACACGGGCTTCCGGTCGCCATTCTCCGGCTTTCCGGCATTTACGGCCCCGGCCGCAACCCGTTCCGCAAGCTGCTGGATGGAACGGCGCAAAGGGTGATCAAGAAAGGCCAGGTCTTCAACCGCATCCGCGTGGAGGATATCGCCTATGCCGTGGCCTTTCTGGCCGAGCGCGAGATCGGCGGCATCTTCAACGTCACCGACGACGAACCGGCCCCGCCGCAGGACGTGATCACCGAAGCGGCCCGTCTGATGGGCATCGAGCCGCCGCCGGAAGTGCCGTTCGAGGAGGCCGACATGTCGCCCATGGCGCGGTCGTTCTGGGGCGAGAACAAGCGGGTGAGCAATGCCAAGCTGCGCAAGCTCGGCTACGAGTTCGAGTTTCCGAACTACCGGCAATCACTGAAGCAGTTGTGGGATATGCGGGCGTATTGA
- the queG gene encoding tRNA epoxyqueuosine(34) reductase QueG, with the protein MNERSEKLKYFLREEALSQGFSACRIARAEDMPEAANALAEGIAKGHYGEMAWMAETFERRSSPLKLWPEARSVIMLAMNYGPEDDPRPLLKRKDRANISVYARNRDYHDVIKGKLKQIAGRFAARSGADVKVFVDTAPVMEKPLAEKAGIGWQGKHTNLVSRQFGSWLFLGSIFTTEDIAPDTAERDHCGSCRACLDVCPTKAFPRPYRLDARRCISYLTIEHHGVIPLEFREAMGNRIYGCDDCLAACPWNKFAEQSSEMKLIARDDLKAPRLSQFLGFDDADFRAFFSGSPIKRIGRDRFVRNCLIAAGNSGDAALVPLCRRLIDDDSAAVRAMAVWALARLLPGKEFAALARTRLHESDETVRHEWQREEETLCI; encoded by the coding sequence ATGAATGAGCGTTCCGAAAAGCTGAAATACTTCCTGCGCGAAGAAGCCCTCTCGCAGGGCTTTTCCGCCTGCCGAATTGCGCGCGCCGAAGATATGCCTGAGGCGGCGAACGCGCTCGCCGAAGGCATCGCCAAGGGTCATTACGGCGAGATGGCCTGGATGGCGGAAACATTCGAACGCCGGTCCTCGCCGCTGAAGCTCTGGCCGGAGGCCCGCTCCGTCATCATGCTGGCGATGAATTATGGTCCGGAAGACGATCCGCGACCGCTTCTGAAGCGGAAGGACCGCGCCAATATCTCGGTCTATGCCCGAAACCGCGACTATCACGACGTCATCAAGGGAAAGCTGAAACAGATCGCCGGGCGCTTCGCCGCCCGCAGCGGGGCCGACGTCAAGGTGTTCGTCGATACCGCGCCGGTGATGGAAAAGCCGCTTGCCGAAAAGGCCGGCATCGGCTGGCAGGGCAAACACACCAATCTGGTCAGCCGGCAATTCGGTTCATGGCTGTTCCTGGGCTCGATCTTCACCACCGAAGACATTGCGCCCGATACCGCCGAGCGCGACCATTGCGGCTCGTGCCGCGCCTGCCTGGATGTCTGCCCGACGAAGGCCTTTCCGAGGCCCTACCGGCTCGATGCGCGGCGTTGCATTTCCTATCTCACCATCGAGCATCACGGCGTCATCCCGCTGGAATTTCGCGAAGCGATGGGCAACCGCATCTATGGCTGCGACGACTGTCTCGCCGCCTGCCCCTGGAACAAGTTCGCCGAACAATCCTCGGAGATGAAACTGATCGCGCGCGACGACCTGAAGGCCCCGCGCCTGTCCCAGTTTCTCGGCTTCGACGATGCCGACTTCCGCGCCTTCTTCTCGGGTTCGCCGATCAAGCGGATCGGCCGCGACCGTTTCGTCCGCAATTGCCTGATTGCCGCTGGCAATAGCGGCGACGCCGCGCTCGTTCCGCTTTGCCGCCGCCTGATCGATGACGACAGCGCGGCCGTCCGCGCCATGGCGGTCTGGGCGCTGGCGCGGCTTCTGCCCGGAAAAGAATTTGCCGCATTGGCAAGAACACGCTTACATGAGAGTGATGAGACCGTCCGCCACGAATGGCAACGCGAGGAGGAGACGCTATGCATCTGA
- a CDS encoding NlpC/P60 family protein — MQLDRRLHAFRDDLADVRLSGIVRAARFADPIPAQVIVPVASVRREPAHAARIDTQLLFGETVDIFERANGWLWVQSRFDCYVGYLPEDVVAEGAHPVATHVISVPRTFLYPEPDLKTGPVSALSMGSRMTFVDEAELRGSRYLMSADGTAVFADHCFPVGRPFERDPVKTALRFLETPYLWGGRSGFGLDCSGLVQIAMMMAGRTVPRDSDMQELMDGDPVTRRGLKRGDLVFWKGHVGLMEDPKTLIHANGATMRVTRENLDHAITRIAPHYGNPTSYLRPAK, encoded by the coding sequence ATGCAACTCGACCGCCGGCTTCACGCTTTCAGGGATGATCTCGCCGATGTCCGGCTTTCCGGCATCGTCCGCGCGGCGCGGTTCGCGGATCCGATCCCGGCGCAGGTGATCGTCCCGGTCGCCTCGGTGCGGCGCGAGCCGGCGCATGCGGCGCGGATCGACACCCAGCTCCTGTTCGGCGAGACGGTCGATATATTCGAGCGCGCAAACGGCTGGCTGTGGGTGCAATCCCGCTTCGACTGCTATGTCGGCTACCTGCCGGAGGACGTGGTTGCCGAGGGCGCCCATCCAGTGGCGACCCATGTGATTTCGGTGCCCCGCACCTTCCTCTATCCCGAGCCTGACCTGAAAACCGGACCGGTCTCGGCGCTTTCCATGGGCAGCCGAATGACCTTCGTGGACGAGGCGGAGCTGCGGGGCAGCCGCTATCTCATGTCGGCGGACGGCACCGCCGTCTTCGCCGATCATTGCTTTCCCGTCGGCCGCCCGTTCGAGCGCGATCCGGTGAAGACGGCGCTGCGCTTTCTCGAAACGCCTTATCTCTGGGGCGGACGATCCGGCTTCGGGCTCGATTGCTCGGGCCTGGTGCAGATCGCGATGATGATGGCCGGGCGCACCGTGCCGCGCGATTCCGACATGCAGGAACTGATGGATGGCGACCCGGTGACCCGGCGCGGCCTGAAGCGCGGCGATCTCGTGTTCTGGAAAGGCCATGTCGGGCTGATGGAAGACCCCAAGACCCTGATCCACGCCAATGGCGCGACCATGCGGGTCACCCGCGAAAACCTCGACCATGCCATCACCCGCATCGCCCCCCACTACGGCAACCCGACCTCGTATCTGCGGCCGGCGAAGTAA
- a CDS encoding leucyl aminopeptidase family protein: protein MSHFQFITRPLPFCPADAPVRPLYALAQGETDKLPESVRAFASAAGFSGNEGELLLVPGGDGGLGAALFGLGNGANPFVFGRLTKLLPAGDWRLAQYAGDATLALTGFAAGSYRFERYVKPAAKVVRLAIPDGVDAAEIERAWAAICLARDLVNTPTNDMQPDHLEEVFARLARHYDASFNAIRGDDLLSAGFPLVHAVGRAGEKAPRLMEMRWGRKGARAITLVGKGVCFDTGGLDLKTAAGMLLMKKDMGGAANVMALALMIMDAGLDVDLRVIIPSVENAVAGNAFRPGDIYRSRKGLTVQIDNTDAEGRLILADALTYADEELPDLLIDMATLTGAARVALGPDIAPFFATSDAFAETLAAKGERLRDPVWRMPLFAGYESKLKTGIADLTNAPSGGLAGAITAALFLKQFVGRAREWTHFDIYAYAQSDRDFGPAGGEAQAIRAIFETIRKG from the coding sequence ATGTCGCATTTCCAGTTTATCACCCGCCCGCTCCCCTTCTGTCCCGCCGACGCGCCAGTCCGGCCGCTCTACGCCCTTGCCCAGGGCGAGACGGACAAATTGCCGGAAAGCGTCCGCGCCTTTGCGAGCGCCGCCGGCTTTTCGGGAAACGAGGGAGAGCTCCTGCTGGTTCCCGGCGGCGATGGCGGCCTTGGCGCAGCGCTGTTCGGCCTCGGCAATGGCGCGAACCCCTTCGTTTTCGGCCGACTGACGAAACTGCTTCCAGCGGGCGACTGGCGTCTGGCGCAGTATGCCGGCGATGCGACGCTGGCACTAACGGGCTTTGCGGCCGGTTCCTACCGCTTCGAGCGCTATGTGAAGCCCGCCGCGAAGGTCGTGCGGCTCGCGATCCCCGACGGCGTTGATGCCGCCGAGATTGAGCGCGCATGGGCCGCGATCTGTCTGGCCCGCGATCTCGTCAATACCCCCACCAACGACATGCAGCCCGACCATCTGGAAGAGGTGTTTGCGAGGCTTGCCCGTCATTATGACGCCAGTTTCAACGCGATCCGCGGCGACGATCTGCTTTCGGCGGGCTTTCCGCTGGTCCACGCTGTCGGCCGCGCCGGCGAGAAGGCGCCGCGGCTGATGGAAATGCGCTGGGGCCGCAAGGGCGCGCGGGCTATCACCCTCGTCGGCAAGGGCGTGTGCTTCGATACCGGCGGCCTCGATCTCAAGACCGCTGCCGGCATGCTGCTGATGAAGAAGGACATGGGCGGGGCCGCCAATGTGATGGCGCTGGCGCTGATGATCATGGATGCCGGGCTCGACGTCGATCTGCGCGTGATCATTCCGAGCGTCGAAAATGCCGTGGCCGGCAACGCCTTCCGCCCCGGCGACATCTACCGCTCGCGCAAGGGCCTGACGGTGCAGATCGACAATACCGATGCCGAGGGGCGGCTGATCCTCGCCGACGCGCTGACCTATGCCGACGAGGAACTGCCCGACCTCCTGATCGACATGGCGACGCTGACGGGCGCGGCCCGCGTGGCGCTCGGCCCGGATATCGCGCCATTCTTCGCGACATCCGATGCCTTCGCCGAAACGCTTGCAGCCAAAGGCGAACGGCTGCGCGATCCGGTCTGGCGGATGCCGCTTTTTGCCGGCTACGAGTCCAAGCTCAAAACCGGCATCGCCGATCTCACCAACGCGCCGTCGGGCGGGCTGGCGGGCGCGATCACCGCCGCGTTGTTTCTCAAGCAATTCGTCGGCCGCGCCAGGGAATGGACCCATTTCGACATCTACGCCTATGCCCAGTCCGACCGCGATTTCGGTCCGGCCGGCGGCGAGGCGCAGGCGATCCGCGCCATCTTCGAAACCATCCGCAAGGGCTGA